The DNA region AAGATCCCACCTTCAACGTCCACACCGACATCGATTCGGGTCAGACAATCATTGCCGGCATGGGCGAGCTGCACCTTGAAATCATCGTCGATCGCATGATGCGTGAGTACAAGGTTGAGGCCAACGTCGGTAAGCCACAGGTTGCTTACCGCGAGACCATCCGTTCCAACTCGGACGCGGAAGGCAAGTACATTCGTCAGACCGGCGGTTCGGGTAACTACGGCCACTGCAAGATCCGCATCAGCCCCAACGAGCCCGGTAAGGGTTACGAGTTCTCGAACGACACCAAGGGCGGCGCGATTCCCAAGGAGTACATCAAGCCGATCGATCAGGGCATTCAGGACGCCATGCTGCGCGGCATTCTTGCCGGTTATGAGATGGTCGACATCAAGGTATCGCTCTACGACGGCAGCTATCATGACGTCGACTCGAACGAAATGGCATTCAAAATTGCTGGCTCCATGGCCTTCAAGGAAGCTGCCCGCAAGGCGAAGCCAGTTTTGCTTGAGCCAGTGATGGATGTGGAAGTTACGGTCCCCGAAGAGTATATGGGTACGATTATCGGCGACCTGAACAGCCGCCGTGGCCGCATCGAAGGTATGGAGATGGTTGGCGGCACGCAGGCGATCAAGGCGACAGTTCCACTGAGCACCATGTTTGGTTATGCGACGCACATGCGGTCGTCCACACAGGGCCGCGCTAATTACTCGATGCAGTTCAAGCAGTATGAAGAAGCGCCGCGGTCGGTCTCGGAAGAGATTATCGCCAAGGTGCAGGGCAAGGACAGTAAGTAAGCTGTTGCCGCGATGTACAACGAATTTAGCAGTATCAATTTAGAAGCAGCGACACACGGAGAGTAGTCATGGGCAAGGAAAAGTTTGACCGGTCAAAGCCGCACGTAAACATTGGGACGATCGGACACATCGATCATGGCAAGACGACGCTGACGGCGGCGATTACGAAGGTTCTGGCGAAGCATAACCCGAACAACAAGTTTCGTTCGTTTGATACGATCGACAACGCTCCGGAAGAGCGTGAGCGCGGTATCACGATCGCGACCTCGCACGTGGAGTACGAGACTCCGAACCGGCACTATGCGCACGTTGACTGCCCGGGCCACGCCGACTACATCAAGAACATGATCACGGGCGCAGCGCAGATGGACGGCGCGATCCTGGTGGTGGCAGCGACCGACGGTCCGATGCCGCAGACGAAAGAGCATGTGCTGCTGGCGCGCCAGGTTGGCGTTCCTTACATCGTGGTGTTTCTGAACAAGTGCGATGCGGTTGAGGACGAAGAGCTGATCGAGTTGGTGGAGATGGAGGTTCGCGAGCTGTTGTCGAAGTATGACTACCCTGGCGACGATACTCCGATCATCCGTGGCTCGGCACTGGGCGCGTTGAACGGCGAAGCGAAGTGGGAAGAGAAGATCGACGAGCTGATGGCGGCGGTGGACAAGTATGTTCCCCAGCCGGAGCGCGCGGTTGACCTTCCGTTCCTGATGCCGATTGAAGACATCTTTTCGATCTCGGGCCGTGGCACGGTAGTCACGGGCCGTATCGAGCGTGGCAAGATCAAGGTTGGCGAGGCTTGCTCGATCGTCGGCTTCCGCGACACGCAGCAGACGGTGTGCACGGGCGTGGAGATGTTCAAGAAGCAGCTGGACGAAGGTCTGGCGGGCGATAATGCCGGTCTTCTGCTGCGCGGTATCGCGAAGGAAGATGTGGAGCGTGGCATGGTGCTGGCGAAGCCGGGATCGATTACGCCGCACACCCAGTTCAAGGGCGAGATCTACGTGTTGAGCAAGGAAGAAGGCGGACGTCATACCCCGTTCTTCAACGGCTATCGTCCTCAGTTTTATTTCCGCACCACGGACGTGACCGGATCGGCGAAGCTGCCGGAGGGCACGGAGATGGTGATGCCGGGCGACAACATCCAGTTG from Edaphobacter paludis includes:
- the tuf gene encoding elongation factor Tu; this translates as MGKEKFDRSKPHVNIGTIGHIDHGKTTLTAAITKVLAKHNPNNKFRSFDTIDNAPEERERGITIATSHVEYETPNRHYAHVDCPGHADYIKNMITGAAQMDGAILVVAATDGPMPQTKEHVLLARQVGVPYIVVFLNKCDAVEDEELIELVEMEVRELLSKYDYPGDDTPIIRGSALGALNGEAKWEEKIDELMAAVDKYVPQPERAVDLPFLMPIEDIFSISGRGTVVTGRIERGKIKVGEACSIVGFRDTQQTVCTGVEMFKKQLDEGLAGDNAGLLLRGIAKEDVERGMVLAKPGSITPHTQFKGEIYVLSKEEGGRHTPFFNGYRPQFYFRTTDVTGSAKLPEGTEMVMPGDNIQLEITLHTPVAMEKGLRFAIREGGRTVGAGTISEIIK